A portion of the bacterium genome contains these proteins:
- a CDS encoding lytic transglycosylase domain-containing protein, translating to MRLVVGIAVAATTGVLLGGLVGAASADIYSFRDDRGVLHITNAPATGTSEVLLKEAPKARPIRPLPLLGAAARAPQGPTTYDGLIRTIADAYDVEYALVKAIIKAESGFNRHAVSRAGALGLMQLMPATAAQHQVRNVFSPRDNIEGGVRHLRMLLDRYGGNIPLAVAAYNAGHARVEAAGGVPAIQETREYLARVLRYRVGYMREAGRVYARR from the coding sequence ATGCGGTTGGTGGTGGGGATCGCCGTCGCGGCGACCACGGGGGTGCTTCTGGGAGGGCTCGTCGGGGCGGCGAGCGCGGACATCTACTCGTTCCGCGACGACCGCGGCGTGCTGCACATCACGAACGCCCCAGCCACCGGGACGTCGGAAGTGCTCCTGAAGGAAGCGCCGAAGGCCCGGCCCATTCGCCCGTTGCCGCTTCTCGGCGCCGCCGCACGCGCGCCGCAGGGTCCGACGACCTACGACGGCCTGATCCGTACGATTGCCGACGCCTACGACGTCGAGTATGCGCTCGTGAAGGCGATCATCAAGGCCGAGTCGGGCTTCAACCGGCACGCGGTGTCCCGTGCGGGCGCGCTCGGCCTCATGCAGCTCATGCCGGCCACCGCAGCCCAACATCAGGTCCGCAACGTGTTCTCCCCTCGCGACAACATCGAAGGCGGCGTGCGCCACCTGCGCATGCTCCTCGATCGCTACGGCGGCAACATTCCGCTGGCCGTGGCGGCGTACAACGCCGGCCACGCGCGCGTCGAGGCGGCCGGCGGTGTGCCGGCGATCCAGGAGACTCGCGAGTACCTGGCACGCGTGCTGCGCTATCGGGTCGGCTACATGCGCGAGGCCGGCCGTGTCTACGCCCGTCGTTGA
- a CDS encoding zf-HC2 domain-containing protein, which yields MTHDVLRERLPAYVTGRLCPEDVEVIRRHLASGCAECLRLAFGRSGRVAAAAGGSSTRLRRAAAGAAVLAALGGGAWAVRHAGEAAQEERARFDALVVRLVRVEAELAGTRADAAATRVQHAALAARAAQLEAELLAGRTRPTEATAAPPRARSEALPGDRIATEAGRALAAPDARIAALEPVPPYRDVRGHGVWRVGGDRLLVFALALPPLPDGEGYRVELRDEAGQTRASVPLVRGAGGQARVTVPLNGDPARLSVQVVRDRMGAPVLAGRLGPRAR from the coding sequence GTGACCCACGACGTGCTCCGGGAGCGGCTGCCCGCGTATGTCACGGGGCGGCTGTGTCCGGAGGACGTCGAGGTCATCCGGCGGCATCTGGCCAGCGGATGCGCCGAGTGCCTGCGCCTCGCGTTCGGACGCTCGGGGCGCGTCGCCGCCGCGGCCGGCGGCTCGAGCACCCGGCTGCGCCGGGCGGCTGCCGGCGCCGCCGTGCTGGCAGCCCTGGGAGGCGGTGCGTGGGCAGTGCGTCACGCAGGCGAGGCGGCGCAGGAGGAACGAGCTCGCTTCGATGCGCTGGTGGTGCGCCTGGTACGAGTCGAGGCCGAGCTGGCCGGCACCCGCGCCGACGCGGCGGCGACGCGCGTGCAGCACGCGGCTCTCGCCGCGCGGGCTGCGCAGCTCGAGGCCGAGCTGCTGGCCGGTCGGACGCGCCCCACCGAGGCGACGGCCGCGCCACCCCGTGCGCGGTCCGAGGCACTCCCGGGAGACCGGATCGCGACCGAGGCGGGGCGGGCGCTGGCCGCACCGGACGCGCGGATCGCGGCCCTCGAGCCCGTGCCGCCGTACCGTGACGTGCGCGGCCATGGTGTCTGGCGGGTCGGCGGCGATCGCCTGCTCGTCTTCGCGCTGGCCCTCCCGCCGCTGCCTGACGGGGAAGGCTATCGCGTGGAGCTGCGCGACGAGGCCGGGCAGACGCGCGCTTCGGTTCCCCTCGTACGCGGGGCGGGCGGTCAGGCTCGCGTCACCGTGCCCCTGAACGGCGATCCCGCACGCCTGTCGGTGCAGGTCGTGCGGGATCGGATGGGAGCGCCGGTGCTCGCGGGCCGACTCGGCCCGCGAGCCCGGTGA
- a CDS encoding DUF4215 domain-containing protein, producing MRIQRTLLPSLAAAIMLLSPALAAAQSTSIADYVLLARTSLRAKALKLLSGDAAVTAGTLITRNELAAANSTIAGPAVRMDKKSKCAALYANTAMGAGANCGPAQAFSAPFADLATACDFPPSFPACNPGAPVVVLNGKTTVLPPGVYGELQVAGGSGGPAIVELNGTYTFCGVRVARNGVIRFAGPSTMNVRDSLLLSTSADLVPKSPAVAAQDVHVFVRGRSVRFSRLAQVGALVCAPEARLSAGSGATLEGRFVADSIRLRQNKVATSGTSATTTTTTIATTTTTTTTIATTTTTTTSSTTSTLPGSVCGNGILEVGEECDTNDFGSATCPGGSVAGALLTCTEGCTIDFSGCPAVTTTTTIAPSTTTTTIDPESTTTTTTLPDETTTTTTQVEPTTTTTTLEPPPTTTTTLQPVCGNGVLEAGEECDTDDFGSATCPGGSVAGALLTCTEGCTIDFSGCPGVTTTTLDQGTTTTTTTLPDETTTTTVTPSTTTTTTVPTSCGNGVIDQGEECDGTEFGDAACPGSSVAGAFLTCTGSCTIDFSGCPGASTTTTTLETTTTTLATTTTTTTLSPGSTTTTTIPGTCGDGTVDPGEQCDDGNTTPCDGCSATCQIEEVGNGVVECDEECDDGNTVDCDGCSSTGTIEGCGNNVAECGEVCDGTDLNGGTCPGSPTGALLCNEDCSGFDTSRCTSIGEEDCTNCIDDNGDGLVDFEDPQCCSAPNAFISTVRKGKLKPRKNGRSFLRLREVLDQSGGLQLKPMSEQVTLQIRQGDNQLLCARVPAGLLMKKGKWWKFWAKRSAKKQIVQTQAQGIQDMAIRIRKNGKVRFKAFGRRVMMTTPPSGNLEITVGFTDPTIGNASNRCSRVTQPFVNKGTKGAIKAVRP from the coding sequence ATGCGGATCCAGCGGACTCTCCTGCCTTCGCTCGCGGCGGCGATCATGCTGCTGTCGCCGGCGCTGGCAGCGGCGCAGAGCACGAGCATTGCGGACTACGTGCTGCTTGCGCGGACGTCGCTACGCGCAAAGGCGCTCAAGTTGCTCTCGGGCGACGCTGCCGTCACCGCGGGAACGCTGATAACCCGCAACGAGCTCGCCGCAGCGAACTCCACCATCGCCGGCCCCGCGGTGAGGATGGACAAGAAGTCGAAGTGCGCCGCGCTGTACGCGAACACCGCCATGGGAGCCGGCGCCAACTGCGGCCCGGCGCAGGCCTTCAGCGCGCCCTTCGCCGATCTCGCCACGGCCTGCGACTTCCCCCCGTCGTTCCCGGCCTGCAACCCGGGCGCGCCGGTGGTCGTATTGAACGGGAAGACGACGGTGCTGCCTCCCGGCGTGTACGGCGAGCTCCAGGTGGCGGGCGGCTCGGGTGGCCCGGCCATCGTCGAGCTGAACGGGACCTACACGTTCTGCGGCGTGCGCGTGGCGCGCAACGGCGTCATCCGTTTCGCGGGCCCCTCGACGATGAACGTCAGGGACTCGCTGCTCCTCAGCACGTCCGCGGATCTGGTGCCGAAGTCGCCCGCGGTCGCGGCCCAGGACGTGCACGTCTTCGTCCGCGGCCGCAGCGTGCGCTTCTCGCGCCTCGCTCAGGTCGGTGCGCTCGTCTGTGCTCCGGAAGCGCGTCTGAGCGCCGGCAGCGGTGCCACCCTCGAGGGCCGCTTCGTCGCCGACTCGATCCGCCTGCGACAGAACAAGGTCGCCACCTCGGGAACGTCTGCGACGACCACGACCACCACGATCGCCACGACCACCACCACGACCACCACGATCGCGACGACCACCACGACGACCACGTCGTCGACGACCTCCACCCTCCCCGGCTCGGTCTGCGGCAACGGCATCCTCGAAGTCGGTGAGGAATGCGATACAAACGACTTCGGCAGCGCCACCTGTCCCGGCGGCTCCGTCGCCGGCGCCCTCCTCACCTGCACCGAGGGCTGCACCATCGACTTCTCGGGCTGCCCGGCGGTGACGACCACCACCACGATCGCGCCGAGCACGACGACCACGACGATCGACCCGGAGTCGACGACCACGACCACGACGCTGCCGGACGAGACCACGACGACGACCACGCAGGTCGAGCCCACGACCACGACCACCACGCTCGAGCCGCCCCCGACCACGACGACGACGCTCCAGCCGGTCTGCGGCAACGGCGTTCTCGAGGCCGGTGAGGAATGCGACACCGACGACTTCGGCAGCGCCACCTGTCCCGGCGGCTCCGTCGCCGGCGCCCTCCTCACCTGCACGGAGGGCTGCACCATCGACTTCTCGGGCTGCCCGGGCGTGACGACCACCACGCTCGACCAGGGCACCACCACCACGACCACCACGCTGCCGGACGAGACCACGACGACCACCGTCACGCCGTCGACGACGACCACCACCACGGTGCCGACGAGCTGCGGCAACGGCGTCATCGATCAGGGTGAGGAGTGCGACGGGACCGAGTTCGGCGACGCCGCCTGCCCCGGGAGCTCGGTGGCGGGCGCGTTCCTCACCTGCACGGGTAGCTGCACGATCGATTTCAGCGGATGCCCGGGGGCGTCGACGACCACGACGACGCTCGAGACCACCACGACCACGCTGGCCACGACCACGACGACGACCACGCTCAGCCCCGGCTCGACCACCACGACGACGATCCCGGGCACCTGCGGGGACGGCACCGTCGATCCGGGTGAGCAGTGCGACGACGGCAACACCACGCCGTGCGACGGCTGCTCCGCGACCTGCCAGATCGAGGAGGTCGGCAACGGCGTCGTCGAATGCGACGAGGAGTGCGACGACGGCAACACCGTCGACTGCGACGGCTGCAGCAGCACGGGCACCATCGAGGGCTGCGGCAACAACGTCGCCGAGTGCGGCGAGGTGTGCGACGGCACCGACCTGAACGGCGGGACCTGCCCCGGGTCGCCGACCGGCGCCCTCCTCTGCAACGAGGACTGCTCGGGCTTCGACACCTCGCGGTGCACCTCGATCGGCGAAGAGGACTGCACGAACTGCATCGACGACAACGGCGACGGCCTCGTCGACTTCGAGGACCCGCAGTGCTGCTCGGCGCCGAACGCCTTCATCAGCACCGTCCGCAAGGGCAAGCTGAAGCCGCGCAAGAACGGCCGCAGCTTCCTCCGCCTGCGCGAGGTGCTCGATCAGAGCGGTGGCCTGCAGCTGAAGCCCATGAGCGAGCAGGTGACGCTCCAGATCCGGCAGGGCGACAATCAGCTGCTCTGCGCCCGCGTTCCTGCTGGACTGCTCATGAAGAAGGGGAAGTGGTGGAAGTTCTGGGCGAAGCGCAGCGCGAAGAAGCAGATCGTCCAGACCCAGGCCCAGGGCATCCAGGACATGGCGATCCGCATCCGGAAGAATGGCAAGGTACGCTTCAAAGCGTTCGGCCGCCGCGTGATGATGACGACGCCGCCCTCGGGCAATCTCGAGATCACGGTCGGCTTCACCGACCCGACGATCGGCAACGCCTCGAACCGCTGCTCGCGGGTAACCCAGCCGTTCGTGAACAAGGGCACCAAGGGCGCGATCAAAGCCGTGCGCCCCTGA
- the nadB gene encoding L-aspartate oxidase, with protein sequence MDADYLVVGSGIAGLTCALACARHGRVLLVTKDRLPESSSQYAQGGIASVWSPEDSFESHIADTIGAGADVGHRDVIETVVREGPDRVRELIARGVNFDVRGDPDDREYDLGQEGGHSKRRILHATDATGHEIIRALGEAVRATPAIDVRENLLAVDLCLDRSQDPPVCWGAYVLDRETRAVHRLLARATFLCTGGLGKVYLYTSNPDVATGDGVAMAFRAGAAVANMEFVQFHPTCLFHPQAKSFLLTEALRGEGALLRRPDGERFMPRYDPRAELAPRDIVARAIDNEMKVHGYECVYLDISHREREWIRTRFPTVYAGCARFGIDLAGGPVPVVPAAHYACGGVLTDLDARTDLPRLYACGEVACTGLHGANRLASNSLLEALVFADRAARHAVALVTADQTPVPAIPAWDPGRATDSDESVVVTQNWDEIRRFMWNYVGIVRSDRRLQRALTRIELLQEEIRAYYWDFLLTSDLVELRNIATVAELIIACALARPESRGLHYTIDHPHADPNWLHDTVVRRGPHGRPVAVPPRRQRNAG encoded by the coding sequence ATGGACGCGGACTATCTCGTCGTCGGCAGCGGGATCGCCGGCCTCACGTGCGCGCTGGCGTGCGCCCGGCATGGGCGGGTGCTGCTGGTGACGAAGGATCGTCTGCCCGAGAGCTCCAGCCAGTACGCCCAGGGCGGCATCGCTTCCGTCTGGAGCCCCGAGGATAGCTTCGAGTCCCACATCGCCGACACGATCGGCGCCGGAGCCGACGTCGGGCACCGGGACGTGATCGAAACCGTGGTCCGCGAGGGACCGGATCGGGTCCGGGAGCTCATCGCGCGCGGCGTCAACTTCGACGTGCGCGGCGACCCCGACGACCGCGAGTACGACCTCGGTCAGGAAGGGGGTCACTCGAAGCGGCGCATCCTCCACGCCACCGACGCCACCGGCCACGAGATCATCCGCGCCCTCGGCGAAGCCGTCCGCGCGACGCCGGCCATCGACGTGCGCGAGAACCTCCTCGCCGTCGACCTCTGCCTGGACCGGAGCCAGGACCCGCCCGTGTGCTGGGGCGCCTACGTGCTCGACCGCGAGACCCGCGCGGTGCACCGCCTGCTCGCGCGCGCGACGTTCCTCTGCACGGGCGGCCTCGGGAAGGTCTACCTCTACACCTCGAATCCCGACGTCGCGACCGGCGACGGCGTCGCGATGGCGTTCCGCGCCGGCGCCGCCGTCGCGAACATGGAGTTCGTCCAGTTCCACCCGACCTGCCTCTTCCACCCGCAGGCGAAGTCGTTCCTCCTGACGGAGGCGCTACGCGGCGAAGGCGCGCTGCTGCGACGCCCCGACGGCGAACGTTTCATGCCGCGCTACGATCCGCGTGCGGAGCTGGCGCCGCGCGACATCGTCGCGCGCGCCATCGACAACGAGATGAAGGTGCACGGCTACGAGTGCGTGTACCTCGACATCAGCCATCGCGAGCGCGAGTGGATCAGGACGCGCTTCCCCACGGTCTACGCCGGCTGCGCGCGCTTCGGCATCGATCTCGCGGGCGGGCCGGTACCGGTCGTGCCGGCGGCGCACTACGCTTGCGGCGGCGTCCTCACCGACCTCGACGCCCGCACCGATCTGCCGCGCCTCTACGCCTGCGGCGAGGTCGCGTGCACCGGCCTCCATGGTGCCAACCGCCTCGCGTCCAATTCCCTGCTCGAGGCCCTCGTCTTCGCCGACCGCGCCGCGCGCCACGCCGTCGCCCTCGTGACCGCCGACCAGACGCCGGTGCCCGCGATCCCCGCCTGGGATCCGGGGCGCGCGACGGACAGCGACGAGTCGGTGGTCGTCACCCAGAACTGGGACGAGATCCGGCGCTTCATGTGGAACTACGTCGGCATCGTCCGCAGCGATCGGCGACTCCAGCGGGCACTGACCCGCATCGAGCTCCTGCAGGAGGAGATCCGCGCCTACTACTGGGACTTCCTCCTCACCAGCGACCTCGTCGAGCTGCGCAACATCGCGACGGTGGCCGAGCTCATCATCGCCTGCGCCCTCGCCCGTCCGGAGAGCCGCGGGTTGCACTACACGATCGACCACCCGCACGCGGACCCGAACTGGCTGCACGACACGGTGGTGCGCCGCGGACCCCATGGGCGTCCGGTCGCAGTCCCGCCCCGCCGCCAGCGCAACGCCGGCTGA
- the malQ gene encoding 4-alpha-glucanotransferase has protein sequence MNGFAERRDAGIVLPLFSLRSGRDWGMGDIGDLPGLIRWMESAHVAAVQLLPIFEVPPGERSPYGGLSSFAIDPVYVAVDQLPEMADGLPAELRAGIAAVRDAGTIAYERVRALKQAGLRLAFERFGRRADAARTAAFAAFRVAHAEWLEPYALYRALRGAHGEAAWTAWPERLAAADPTALADLRTSLDQTVAFQAWVQWVAEEQWGAARGAARAAGVRLLGDVPFMVAADSADVWADQRAFRLDATVGAPPDYFDPEGQDWGLPAMRRDVMAEGGHAWWASRVRRLVELFDGGRIDHVVGYYRLWEIPRDGAPGFVPHDEGAQRAQGEDLLRLAMQVAGDADLLVEDLGSIPDFVRASLHDLGLPGFRVLRWERDDGRFRDPAAWPVCSVGTSGTHDTSTLRTWWEHELSPDEREALTQIPGLHGLDGRGAAFTPAIHEALLDVLYASRSALVLLPLPDAYGGGERINVPSTVQDTNWSYRMPWAVDDPTDELAAATAARLRRLAERHRRSPT, from the coding sequence GTGAACGGGTTTGCGGAGCGCCGCGATGCCGGCATCGTATTGCCGCTGTTCAGCCTGCGTAGCGGACGCGACTGGGGGATGGGCGACATCGGCGACCTGCCCGGTCTGATCCGCTGGATGGAGTCGGCGCACGTCGCGGCCGTGCAGCTGCTGCCCATCTTCGAGGTGCCGCCGGGCGAGCGCAGTCCGTACGGCGGCCTCAGCTCGTTCGCCATCGACCCCGTCTATGTGGCCGTCGATCAGCTACCCGAGATGGCCGACGGCTTGCCGGCCGAGCTCCGAGCGGGGATCGCCGCGGTGCGGGACGCCGGGACGATCGCCTACGAGCGCGTCCGCGCCCTCAAGCAGGCCGGCCTGCGCCTCGCGTTCGAGCGCTTCGGTCGCCGGGCAGACGCTGCGCGGACGGCGGCCTTCGCAGCGTTTCGCGTCGCCCACGCCGAGTGGCTCGAGCCCTATGCGCTCTACCGCGCCCTGCGCGGGGCGCATGGTGAGGCGGCCTGGACGGCCTGGCCCGAGCGCCTCGCTGCCGCCGACCCCACCGCGCTCGCCGATCTGCGCACGAGCCTCGACCAGACGGTCGCCTTCCAGGCCTGGGTGCAGTGGGTGGCCGAAGAGCAGTGGGGGGCGGCCCGCGGTGCGGCGCGGGCCGCGGGCGTGCGCCTCCTAGGCGACGTGCCGTTCATGGTCGCGGCCGACAGCGCCGACGTGTGGGCAGACCAGCGCGCGTTCCGCCTCGACGCCACGGTCGGCGCGCCGCCCGACTACTTCGATCCGGAGGGCCAGGACTGGGGGCTGCCGGCGATGCGGCGGGACGTCATGGCCGAGGGCGGGCACGCCTGGTGGGCGTCGCGTGTGCGACGGCTCGTCGAGCTGTTCGACGGTGGGCGCATCGATCACGTCGTCGGCTACTACCGCCTGTGGGAGATCCCGCGCGACGGCGCCCCGGGGTTCGTTCCCCACGACGAGGGTGCCCAGCGGGCGCAGGGCGAGGACCTGCTGCGGCTCGCGATGCAGGTCGCCGGCGACGCCGATCTCCTGGTCGAGGATCTTGGCAGTATCCCCGACTTCGTGCGCGCCTCGCTGCACGACCTCGGTCTGCCGGGCTTCCGCGTCCTGCGCTGGGAGCGGGACGACGGTCGTTTCCGCGATCCCGCGGCGTGGCCCGTGTGCTCCGTCGGCACGTCCGGCACCCACGACACCTCGACGCTGCGCACCTGGTGGGAGCACGAGCTGAGTCCCGACGAGCGCGAGGCCCTGACGCAGATCCCCGGACTGCACGGGCTCGATGGTCGCGGCGCTGCGTTTACGCCGGCGATCCACGAGGCGCTGCTGGACGTCCTCTACGCCAGCCGCTCGGCGCTCGTCCTGTTGCCGCTGCCCGATGCGTACGGCGGCGGCGAGCGCATCAACGTTCCTTCGACCGTCCAGGACACGAACTGGAGCTATCGCATGCCCTGGGCGGTCGACGATCCCACCGACGAGCTCGCGGCGGCCACCGCGGCGCGGCTGCGACGGCTCGCCGAACGGCACCGGCGGTCGCCGACGTGA
- the pgsA gene encoding CDP-diacylglycerol--glycerol-3-phosphate 3-phosphatidyltransferase, with the protein MSTPVVDLAARGAQVTTLPNLLSLFRIALVPIVIVVLLWPGPGPSALAGFIFFTACITDFLDGWIARRNGITTALGKFLDPLADKLIVVGVLIMLAGMSPEPRVPAWMAAVIALRELAVTGLRSLASASGVVVPAEELGKYKMIFQMFALEGLLLHYEYAIPGTGLRVDFHAAGMVLLWVALVLAVWSAVDYYVRVLRRVPLY; encoded by the coding sequence GTGTCTACGCCCGTCGTTGATCTCGCGGCGCGGGGAGCGCAGGTCACGACGCTCCCGAATCTCCTGAGCCTCTTCCGCATCGCGCTCGTCCCGATCGTCATCGTCGTCTTGCTCTGGCCCGGTCCCGGTCCGAGCGCGCTCGCGGGCTTCATCTTCTTCACCGCCTGCATCACGGATTTCCTCGACGGCTGGATCGCGCGCCGCAACGGCATCACCACCGCCCTCGGCAAGTTCCTCGACCCGCTCGCGGACAAGCTGATCGTCGTCGGCGTGCTCATCATGCTGGCGGGTATGTCGCCGGAGCCCCGCGTGCCGGCGTGGATGGCGGCAGTCATCGCGCTACGCGAGCTGGCGGTGACTGGGCTGCGCAGCCTCGCCTCCGCCAGCGGCGTCGTCGTGCCGGCCGAGGAACTCGGCAAGTACAAGATGATCTTCCAGATGTTCGCGCTGGAAGGTCTGCTGCTGCATTACGAGTACGCGATCCCGGGCACCGGCCTGCGCGTCGACTTCCACGCCGCCGGCATGGTCCTCCTCTGGGTCGCGCTCGTGCTCGCCGTCTGGTCGGCGGTCGATTACTATGTTCGCGTCCTGCGCCGCGTCCCGCTCTACTGA
- a CDS encoding amidophosphoribosyltransferase, with protein MTDKFHEECGVVGVYGHPEAATLAYLGLYALQHRGQESAGIVASDGDALISHRGMGLVADIFTEDILATLEGRLAIGHNRYSTTGSTLLKNCQPFVVEWAHGALAIAHNGNLVNADRLRGELEARGSIFQSTSDTEVIIHLIAQSGADGVLARIVDALTQVRGAYSLVFLTERQVIAARDPGGFRPLVLGRIGDAWVVTSETCALDLVDATYVREVRPGEVVVLDERGVTSYQPFPPAPPHHCVFEYVYFARPDSNVYGRNVYEVRKELGRQLARESAVPADIVIPVPDSGVPAAIGYSEEAGIPFEMGLIRNHYVGRTFIEPTSSIRHFGVKVKLNALREVLEGKRVVVVDDSIVRGTTSRKLVHMVRAAGAREVHMRISSPPTTNPCYYGIDTPTRQELIASSHSLEDTRAFLGADSLAYLSLPGLFAFNGGNGERFCDACFTGRYPVPLSGELRARQLHLFEARERAHAR; from the coding sequence ATGACGGACAAATTCCACGAGGAATGCGGCGTCGTGGGCGTGTACGGCCATCCGGAGGCCGCGACACTCGCCTATCTCGGGCTCTATGCTCTCCAGCATCGCGGCCAGGAGTCCGCGGGCATCGTCGCCTCCGACGGTGACGCGCTCATCAGCCACCGCGGCATGGGCCTCGTGGCCGACATCTTCACCGAGGACATCCTCGCGACGCTCGAAGGACGTCTCGCGATCGGCCACAACCGCTACTCGACGACCGGCTCGACGCTGCTCAAGAACTGTCAGCCGTTCGTCGTCGAGTGGGCGCACGGCGCACTCGCCATCGCGCACAACGGCAACCTCGTGAACGCCGACCGCCTGCGCGGCGAGCTCGAGGCGCGCGGGTCGATCTTCCAGTCCACGTCGGACACCGAGGTCATCATCCACCTGATCGCGCAGTCGGGGGCCGACGGCGTCCTGGCGCGCATCGTCGACGCGCTCACGCAGGTGCGCGGCGCCTATTCCCTGGTGTTCCTCACCGAGCGGCAGGTGATCGCAGCGCGCGATCCCGGCGGCTTTCGCCCGCTCGTGCTCGGCCGCATCGGCGACGCATGGGTGGTCACGTCCGAGACCTGCGCGCTCGACCTCGTCGATGCGACGTACGTACGCGAGGTGCGCCCGGGGGAGGTCGTCGTGCTCGACGAGCGCGGCGTCACCTCGTACCAGCCGTTTCCACCGGCGCCGCCGCACCACTGCGTGTTCGAGTACGTCTACTTCGCACGCCCCGACAGCAACGTGTACGGGCGCAACGTCTACGAGGTACGCAAGGAGCTCGGCCGCCAGCTGGCGCGCGAGAGCGCCGTCCCGGCCGACATCGTGATCCCCGTGCCGGACTCCGGCGTGCCCGCCGCCATCGGCTACTCCGAAGAGGCGGGTATCCCGTTCGAAATGGGCCTCATCCGCAACCACTACGTCGGGCGCACGTTCATCGAGCCCACCAGCTCGATCCGCCACTTCGGCGTCAAGGTGAAGCTGAACGCCCTGCGCGAGGTGCTCGAAGGCAAGCGAGTCGTCGTGGTCGACGACTCGATCGTGCGCGGCACCACGAGCCGCAAGCTCGTGCACATGGTGCGTGCCGCGGGCGCGCGCGAGGTGCACATGCGCATCAGCTCCCCGCCGACGACGAATCCCTGCTACTACGGCATCGACACGCCGACCCGGCAGGAGCTGATCGCGTCGTCGCACAGCCTCGAGGACACGCGCGCGTTTCTCGGCGCCGACTCGCTGGCGTACCTGAGCCTCCCCGGCCTCTTCGCCTTCAACGGCGGCAACGGCGAGCGGTTCTGCGATGCCTGCTTCACCGGGCGCTATCCCGTGCCGCTCTCCGGCGAGCTGCGCGCACGCCAGCTGCACCTGTTCGAGGCGCGCGAGCGCGCGCACGCACGCTAG